A region from the Pelecanus crispus isolate bPelCri1 chromosome 23, bPelCri1.pri, whole genome shotgun sequence genome encodes:
- the LOC142595846 gene encoding ubiquitin carboxyl-terminal hydrolase 42-like, with product MAWPQRQRAGAGLYNLGNTCFLNSVLQCLTYTPPLTNYLLSREHSQSCCQQGFCMMCVMEAHVHKVLHSSASAIQPRAVAKHFELGVQEDAHEFLCYTVDAMQRACLSGSNHLDSSSQGTTIVQQIFGGFLRSRVTCLSCKAVSDTYEAFLDIPLDIKAASSVTGALEDFVKPEQLDGENGYKCSKCEQLATASKSLTIHRSSNVLTVCLKRFDAFSGRKISKVVKYPEYLDLGAYMSQAGGEPLLYSLYAVLVHEGSGCQAGHYYCFVKASNGRWYKMNDDSVGLCDIKTVLRQRAYLLFYARCDIWCKRHKETKALQALPLTVPPTGSSC from the exons ATGGCCTGGCCGCAAcgacagagagctggagcaggactcTACAACCTGGGCAATACGTGCTTCCTCAACTCCGTCCTGCAGTGCCTGACGTACACGCCCCCTCTCACCAACTACCTGCTCTCTCGTGAGCACAGCCAGTCAT GTTGTCAGCAAGGCTTCTGCATGATGTGCGTAATGGAAGCGCATGTTCACAAGGTCCTGCATTCCTCAGCCAGTGCCATCCAGCCGAGGGCTGTCGCCA AACACTTTGAGCTTGGCGTGCAGGAAGATGCCCACGAGTTTTTATGCTATACTGTTGATGCCATGCAGAGAGCTTGCCTGAGTGGAAGCAACCA CTTGGACAGCTCTTCTCAAGGAACTACCATCGTCCAGCAAATATTTGGGGGCTTTCTGAGATCAAgag TAACGTGCTTGAGTTGCAAAGCCGTTTCCGACACCTACGAGGCATTCCTTGATATTCCTTTGGATATCAAG GCAGCCTCCTCTGTCACTGGAGCTCTGGAAGACTTTGTCAAACCTGAGCAGCTGGATGGTGAAAATGGCTACAAATGCAGCAA GTGTGAACAGCTGGCCACTGCGTCCAAGAGCCTTACAATACATCGTTCCTCCAATGTCCTGACAGTGTGCCTGAAGAGATTTGATGCTTTCTCTGGCAGAAAGATTAGCAAG GTTGTGAAGTATCCAGAATATTTGGACCTTGGCGCATACATGTCTCAGGCGGGTGGAGAACCGCTCCTCTATTCCTTGTATGCCGTCCTGGTACACGAAGGTTCTGGCTGTCAGGCAGGACACTATTACTGCTTCGTGAAG gcCAGCAATGGACGGTGGTACAAGATGAATGATGACTCTGTAGGTCTTTGTGACATCAAGACGGTTCTCCGCCAGCGTGCGTATTTACTCTTCTATGCCAG GTGTGACATCTGGTGCAAGAGACACAAGGAAACCAAGGCATTACAAGCATTGCCACTGACGGTCCCTCCAACAGGGTCATCTTGTTAA